In a genomic window of Acidobacteriota bacterium:
- a CDS encoding S8 family serine peptidase, whose product MRIAMLLIVIIVLAASGEQGLRTPATTVARRMSFHNRLLLNRAVVSGLKSIELLVLASSETAGGSFGVHVQEIAAHVNRLGGRVLRTKADIGYLRVEVPTGRVLELVGSPALEAYQISSLSKGTWYRDGPPLLNAEMFRSFEVTPVAAGEPNDAHAELPLLSNAASRAPGYTADNDVGIGQWLAEHPTFDGRGVTIALVEGAQPSLVDPTLRAAKALDGREIPKIAGILNTIDPAHADDTRVVLDTEVTPGTSWARIGSRTYILPRPGGYFFGRFVLTAGSNVVHQFGVIEDKRTGKVWIDANGDASFQDESPVPDVNERFEPRFLKLRHPRNADVSFVMGRGSGPRVVHIYVSRASHEAMTLSMVAGSRTDESLAYGVAPAARLLLVRNSTMEYLLADVLEGFIEAAGRPEVDIVSSSGGISLIPDTAADFGGVLFDRLVSVYRKPILNGALNHHLQLGTSLALGGLLSVGGSLGPETYAALHGGRPLERIIVHPTASAGPALDGAIKPDFIAPVERLSTDLPWNRGIAAVPRTVPAWRLPNGYQISCCTSASGPYAAGVVALLISGAKQMRWPYSVDSLARAMKISARFLPGFGSHEQGNGLLDIRAAWRELTRSVEPPRIVASARVVHPLAQYAARGADGQGILEFEGWTAGVKAAREIRFRRKSGPDFPVTYRLSWTGNDGTFHTAPSVTLPLDKTIAVPVTIAPKTMGAHSALLNLHDDASKAIVFRTQATIVAAERLDASTGSVRFTGRVGLMRTNAHYIEVPQGTRAITFELEVSGGVVRPTILPVHGLFRSYYLHVHPSNIRSLARGRHAITLPNPGPGTWTILIGNDSAWLHLPDEAPADDGDGEYAVTVRVLSASIRPAPASGLSAAVEVTNLGSTVREPVLTVSRAVLRTHRGDFLPNGLPHVFDIDVPEDAATMSLHVRRENPPTTGVELYLYDCTSGECFSYDIAFPAGPEHTMVVRKPNPGRWVAAVSPAPFPNADGGFVLDEIIATGTARQYESKDSRAPGARWAETVGAIDSAPVQANAEMPALLIELIDRAVERDESAYPWDPRPKSRKPRDRPIAVASAIYRR is encoded by the coding sequence ATGCGGATCGCGATGCTCCTGATTGTCATCATCGTGCTCGCCGCCTCCGGCGAGCAGGGCCTCCGAACGCCGGCCACAACGGTTGCGCGGCGGATGTCCTTCCATAACCGCCTTCTGCTCAACCGCGCCGTCGTCAGCGGGCTGAAATCGATTGAGCTGCTCGTACTCGCCAGCAGCGAGACCGCCGGCGGCAGCTTTGGCGTTCACGTGCAAGAGATCGCCGCGCATGTGAACCGCCTCGGCGGGCGCGTGCTGCGGACGAAAGCCGACATCGGCTACCTCCGCGTGGAAGTTCCGACCGGGCGGGTGCTCGAACTCGTCGGGTCTCCCGCGCTCGAGGCCTATCAGATTTCTTCTCTCTCGAAAGGGACGTGGTACCGGGATGGCCCGCCGCTGTTGAACGCGGAGATGTTCCGCAGCTTCGAGGTCACACCGGTCGCTGCCGGCGAGCCGAACGACGCACATGCCGAGCTTCCGCTCCTCTCGAACGCCGCGTCGCGCGCTCCTGGCTACACGGCGGACAACGATGTCGGGATTGGCCAGTGGTTGGCGGAGCATCCGACGTTCGACGGCCGCGGCGTGACGATTGCGCTGGTCGAGGGCGCCCAGCCGTCATTGGTCGATCCGACGCTTCGTGCGGCGAAGGCACTTGATGGCCGCGAGATCCCGAAGATCGCGGGCATCCTGAACACGATCGATCCGGCCCACGCGGACGACACGCGCGTCGTGCTGGACACCGAGGTGACGCCCGGCACCAGTTGGGCGCGGATCGGCAGCCGCACGTACATCCTGCCCAGGCCTGGCGGGTATTTCTTCGGCAGGTTCGTCCTGACCGCCGGTTCCAACGTGGTGCACCAGTTCGGTGTCATCGAAGACAAGCGCACCGGAAAGGTGTGGATTGACGCAAACGGCGATGCATCCTTCCAGGACGAATCGCCAGTTCCCGACGTCAACGAGCGGTTCGAGCCGCGGTTCCTGAAGCTGAGGCATCCGCGAAATGCCGACGTGAGCTTCGTCATGGGCCGCGGATCCGGACCGCGCGTCGTACACATCTACGTGAGCCGGGCCAGTCACGAGGCGATGACTCTCAGCATGGTCGCCGGCAGCAGGACGGACGAGAGCCTGGCGTACGGCGTAGCGCCGGCGGCCCGGCTGCTGCTGGTGCGAAATTCGACGATGGAGTACCTGCTGGCTGACGTGCTCGAGGGATTCATTGAGGCGGCCGGCCGGCCGGAGGTCGACATCGTCAGCTCCTCGGGTGGAATCAGCCTCATCCCGGACACCGCCGCGGATTTCGGCGGCGTCCTTTTCGATCGGCTGGTGAGCGTGTACCGCAAGCCGATTTTGAACGGCGCGCTGAACCATCACCTTCAGCTCGGGACGTCGCTCGCGCTTGGAGGTCTCCTCTCGGTGGGAGGATCTCTTGGCCCGGAGACGTACGCCGCCCTGCACGGGGGGCGTCCGCTCGAGCGGATCATCGTGCACCCAACGGCATCGGCCGGACCCGCGCTCGACGGGGCGATCAAGCCGGATTTCATCGCGCCGGTGGAGCGCCTCTCGACCGATCTTCCGTGGAACCGGGGCATCGCGGCCGTGCCGCGCACCGTTCCCGCGTGGCGCCTCCCCAACGGCTACCAGATCAGTTGCTGCACCTCGGCCAGCGGGCCCTATGCCGCCGGCGTCGTCGCCCTCCTGATCAGCGGTGCCAAACAGATGCGGTGGCCGTATTCGGTCGACAGCCTCGCGCGCGCCATGAAGATCTCCGCGCGCTTTCTCCCAGGGTTTGGGAGTCACGAGCAGGGGAACGGCCTGCTGGACATCCGCGCCGCGTGGCGCGAGCTGACCCGCTCCGTCGAGCCGCCGCGCATCGTCGCCTCGGCAAGAGTGGTTCATCCGCTGGCGCAATACGCCGCACGTGGGGCGGACGGCCAGGGGATCCTCGAGTTCGAAGGCTGGACGGCAGGCGTGAAGGCAGCTCGCGAGATCCGGTTCCGGCGCAAGTCCGGCCCGGACTTCCCGGTCACCTATCGCCTGAGCTGGACCGGCAACGACGGGACGTTTCACACCGCTCCGTCGGTGACGCTGCCGCTCGACAAGACGATCGCCGTCCCTGTGACCATCGCGCCGAAGACGATGGGAGCCCACAGCGCGCTCCTCAACCTGCACGACGACGCGTCAAAGGCCATCGTCTTTCGGACGCAGGCCACGATCGTCGCGGCCGAGCGCCTCGACGCCTCCACCGGATCGGTGCGCTTCACCGGACGCGTCGGCCTGATGCGAACGAACGCGCACTACATCGAGGTGCCACAGGGCACCCGCGCCATCACGTTCGAGCTGGAGGTGTCCGGTGGGGTTGTCAGACCGACGATCCTGCCCGTCCATGGCCTCTTCCGGAGCTATTACCTGCACGTACACCCGTCGAATATCCGTTCCTTGGCGAGGGGCAGACACGCGATCACGCTGCCCAATCCGGGACCTGGCACGTGGACGATCCTCATTGGCAACGACTCGGCGTGGCTTCACCTGCCCGACGAAGCGCCGGCGGATGATGGAGACGGGGAATACGCCGTGACGGTGCGCGTTCTGAGTGCGTCGATTCGCCCCGCCCCGGCGTCGGGGCTTTCGGCCGCAGTCGAGGTGACGAATCTGGGAAGCACGGTGCGCGAGCCGGTCCTGACCGTGTCGCGGGCCGTCCTCAGAACTCATCGTGGGGACTTCCTCCCCAACGGGCTGCCCCACGTGTTCGATATCGACGTGCCCGAAGACGCCGCAACCATGTCGCTGCACGTGCGGCGCGAGAATCCGCCCACGACCGGTGTCGAGTTGTACCTGTACGACTGCACTTCAGGCGAGTGCTTCTCGTACGACATCGCCTTCCCTGCCGGGCCTGAGCACACGATGGTCGTGCGCAAGCCGAATCCGGGACGCTGGGTTGCGGCAGTCAGCCCCGCGCCGTTTCCCAATGCGGACGGAGGGTTCGTGCTCGACGAGATCATCGCCACCGGCACTGCGCGGCAGTACGAGTCGAAGGATTCGCGCGCTCCAGGCGCGCGGTGGGCCGAGACGGTCGGAGCCATCGACTCCGCACCGGTTCAGGCGAACGCCGAAATGCCGGCGCTCCTCATCGAGCTGATCGACCGCGCGGTCGAACGCGACGAGTCTGCCTACCCGTGGGACCCGAGGCCGAAGTCTAGAAAGCCGAGGGATCGCCCGATTGCGGTCGCGAGCGCGATCTACCGGCGGTAG
- a CDS encoding phosphotransferase yields MAIDALPGSRATNSGLSWTPLDTLASGTSLLDYQQWAVAATLRQNGLPSVRGPFGNLTWLGEVRDWVGEVVGEPRVGPVTPYRVTSHEVVLSAETKRGRVYFKGLTADRTAEPRLTRVLSGLEPRAFARTLALEERPDDAVWWLAAECPGKTLATRPDAGAAAIVARDLARVQRRVMASAQVLGELQEVALPSAAAWSAGLLSDRACRAAVERACDEVRCADVPRSWIPLDLDPVNVLVDDDGRISFIDLDDSFLGPAPLAMAMFARRCHDDSACHSYREAWSPPLKEVSWPAFDLAAAVLEGWLGWKRVEKSTDRGEAHGVLDVATARLAQRLVRAVYRR; encoded by the coding sequence GTGGCGATCGACGCGCTGCCCGGTTCACGAGCGACGAACAGTGGTCTCAGTTGGACGCCCCTCGATACTCTCGCCTCAGGGACGTCGCTGCTCGACTACCAGCAGTGGGCCGTCGCGGCGACGCTGCGGCAGAACGGTTTGCCGTCCGTACGAGGGCCGTTCGGCAATCTCACCTGGCTCGGAGAAGTCAGAGACTGGGTAGGCGAGGTGGTGGGTGAGCCGCGCGTGGGGCCGGTCACTCCCTACCGCGTCACCTCTCACGAGGTCGTGCTCAGCGCTGAAACCAAGCGCGGGCGTGTCTACTTCAAAGGTCTCACAGCGGACAGGACAGCCGAGCCTCGACTCACACGCGTCCTGTCAGGGCTGGAGCCGCGCGCGTTCGCGCGAACGCTGGCGTTGGAAGAGAGGCCGGACGACGCCGTGTGGTGGCTCGCCGCGGAGTGTCCGGGCAAAACGCTCGCAACGCGGCCTGACGCGGGAGCGGCCGCCATCGTCGCCCGCGACCTTGCGCGCGTGCAGCGTCGGGTCATGGCGTCGGCACAGGTGCTCGGGGAACTGCAGGAAGTGGCTCTTCCCAGTGCCGCTGCCTGGAGCGCTGGCCTGCTGAGCGACCGCGCGTGCCGCGCCGCTGTCGAACGGGCGTGCGACGAGGTGCGATGCGCGGACGTACCCCGAAGCTGGATCCCGCTCGATCTCGATCCGGTCAACGTGCTCGTAGATGATGACGGAAGGATTAGCTTCATCGATCTGGACGACTCGTTCCTTGGACCGGCGCCGCTCGCGATGGCGATGTTCGCCAGACGATGTCACGATGACTCGGCCTGCCATTCCTACCGGGAGGCGTGGTCTCCGCCATTGAAAGAGGTAAGTTGGCCGGCCTTCGATCTGGCAGCGGCGGTCCTTGAAGGCTGGCTGGGCTGGAAGCGGGTCGAAAAGAGCACCGACCGTGGCGAAGCGCACGGCGTGCTCGACGTAGCCACGGCGCGCCTCGCGCAACGTCTTGTGCGTGCGGTCTACCGCCGGTAG
- a CDS encoding lasso peptide biosynthesis B2 protein yields the protein MAWQAQRGLRFIALAAHAWLLLAAFDLARHAGFSHICSWLRRLRPASRRSWAGADDIVWAVDEACVWYVKRAACLQRSAVATWLLRRHGLRAETVIGCRPLPFESHAWVEVDGRVVNDRPQYQNAFTVLDRL from the coding sequence GTGGCGTGGCAGGCGCAACGCGGACTCCGCTTCATCGCTCTCGCCGCCCACGCGTGGCTGCTGCTGGCCGCGTTCGATCTCGCCCGGCACGCCGGGTTCTCTCACATCTGCAGTTGGCTCCGCCGCCTGCGTCCTGCGAGCCGCCGCTCGTGGGCGGGCGCAGACGACATCGTCTGGGCCGTGGACGAGGCGTGCGTGTGGTACGTGAAGCGCGCCGCCTGCCTGCAGCGCTCGGCCGTCGCCACCTGGCTACTGCGGCGGCACGGCCTGCGCGCGGAAACGGTCATCGGGTGCCGTCCTCTTCCATTCGAGTCTCACGCGTGGGTCGAGGTCGACGGCCGCGTCGTCAACGATCGCCCGCAGTACCAGAACGCGTTCACCGTCCTCGATCGCCTCTGA
- a CDS encoding PqqD family protein, whose amino-acid sequence MHADRLRPSPAVRASISTDGLVLLDASGGFVWSSNQVGARIWQLIEQRRSGAEIALQLAGDYGIAHERARGDVAAFVAALVERGLLVQD is encoded by the coding sequence ATGCACGCGGATCGGCTTCGTCCATCGCCTGCTGTTCGAGCGTCGATCTCCACCGACGGTCTCGTGCTCCTCGACGCCAGCGGCGGGTTCGTGTGGTCGTCGAACCAGGTCGGCGCGCGAATCTGGCAACTGATCGAGCAGCGGCGCAGCGGCGCTGAGATCGCGCTGCAGCTCGCCGGCGATTACGGCATCGCGCACGAGCGCGCGCGGGGCGACGTGGCGGCCTTCGTCGCCGCGCTCGTGGAGCGCGGTCTCCTCGTACAGGACTGA
- a CDS encoding sigma-54-dependent Fis family transcriptional regulator: MGLGRGFPAEVFVPDDPFPEIDGACPEIRGLKQDLSRVARDPDVTVLILGESGTGKDRIARAIHRASPRCRAPFVIVDCAGLTATLAGDELFGHVRGAFTGAFDDRAGPFERANGGTVLLDEVGDLAIDLQMKLLRAIQSRTVQRLGGRQETGFDARIIASTNVNLALATTSGRFREDLYYRLKVYEIRVPPLRSRGPGDIRVLAAAILARLAERRHRPAPRLDSEVLDVLARHRWPGNIRELENTLERMLVAAAPADVVLTVRHLPDDFGATPNPAAGPGRHALPPVQDALAALAQNGATLGRTAKALGVSRHQLYRLLKRSGVGYRTRS, translated from the coding sequence GTGGGCCTGGGGCGCGGTTTTCCGGCTGAGGTCTTCGTCCCCGATGATCCGTTTCCCGAGATTGACGGCGCGTGTCCCGAGATCCGCGGGTTGAAACAGGACCTGTCGCGCGTGGCGCGCGACCCTGATGTGACCGTGCTGATCCTCGGCGAGTCCGGCACGGGAAAGGACCGCATCGCGCGCGCCATCCATCGCGCCTCCCCCCGTTGCCGTGCCCCCTTCGTCATCGTCGATTGCGCCGGGCTGACCGCGACGCTTGCCGGCGACGAGCTGTTCGGCCACGTCCGCGGGGCGTTCACGGGTGCGTTCGACGACCGCGCGGGCCCGTTCGAGCGGGCAAACGGAGGAACGGTGCTGCTCGACGAGGTCGGCGACCTCGCGATCGATCTTCAGATGAAGCTGTTGAGGGCGATTCAGTCCCGGACGGTCCAGCGGCTGGGCGGCAGGCAGGAAACCGGGTTCGACGCGCGGATCATCGCATCGACAAACGTGAACCTGGCGCTCGCCACGACAAGCGGCCGGTTCCGCGAGGACCTGTACTACCGGCTCAAGGTGTACGAGATCAGAGTGCCGCCGCTGCGCTCGCGAGGCCCCGGCGACATCCGCGTGCTTGCCGCCGCGATCCTGGCGCGTCTTGCCGAGCGCCGCCACCGCCCGGCGCCCCGGCTGGACTCCGAGGTGCTCGACGTCCTGGCGCGCCACAGGTGGCCCGGGAACATCCGGGAGCTGGAAAACACGTTGGAACGGATGCTCGTGGCGGCGGCACCCGCCGATGTCGTGTTGACGGTGCGGCACCTCCCGGACGATTTCGGTGCAACCCCGAATCCGGCCGCCGGGCCGGGCCGCCACGCGCTGCCGCCGGTGCAGGACGCGCTGGCGGCGCTCGCACAAAACGGCGCTACGCTCGGGCGCACAGCGAAGGCGCTCGGTGTGTCACGCCACCAGCTTTATCGCCTTCTGAAGCGCTCCGGCGTCGGTTACCGAACGCGCAGCTGA
- a CDS encoding sigma-70 family RNA polymerase sigma factor: protein MMLTSIGGINPAAVGKNDEELMHELRAGNGDAFEALFSRYVRLVYRVAAGILSDRAEAEDITQEVFLEVYRKAYLYDAARGSVKTWLLQYAYHRTLRRKAALQRRVAYAGEPLEAAESAAAGERPRLTREEGRWLLRTGLARLPDRQRTTIELACFEELTLRDVAKRLGVSVGCTRHYYYRGLARLQAWARPAGERLTGDRSQKSILSCAFGNRRRSASEGDKAGGVTHRAPSLCARA, encoded by the coding sequence ATGATGCTGACATCTATCGGTGGTATCAACCCTGCGGCGGTTGGCAAGAATGACGAAGAGCTGATGCACGAGTTGCGCGCCGGCAACGGCGATGCGTTCGAAGCGCTGTTTTCCCGCTATGTGCGACTGGTCTACCGCGTTGCGGCCGGCATTCTCAGCGACAGGGCGGAAGCGGAGGACATCACTCAGGAAGTGTTCCTGGAGGTGTACCGGAAAGCGTACTTGTACGACGCGGCGCGTGGATCGGTCAAGACATGGCTGCTGCAGTATGCCTACCATCGCACGCTCCGGCGCAAGGCGGCGCTGCAGCGACGGGTCGCGTACGCGGGAGAGCCGCTCGAAGCGGCGGAGAGCGCGGCCGCCGGCGAGCGTCCACGCCTCACGCGGGAAGAAGGGCGCTGGCTCCTGCGGACCGGCCTGGCGCGACTGCCCGATCGCCAGCGCACGACGATCGAGCTGGCCTGCTTCGAGGAACTCACGCTGCGCGACGTCGCCAAGCGCCTCGGCGTGTCGGTCGGCTGCACGCGGCACTACTACTACCGGGGGCTCGCGCGGCTGCAGGCATGGGCACGCCCGGCGGGCGAGCGCCTGACCGGCGATCGATCGCAGAAATCGATTCTCAGCTGCGCGTTCGGTAACCGACGCCGGAGCGCTTCAGAAGGCGATAAAGCTGGTGGCGTGACACACCGAGCGCCTTCGCTGTGCGCCCGAGCGTAG
- a CDS encoding helix-turn-helix domain-containing protein, whose translation MSQEALAELASLSYKYVGRIELGKADPGADVLVRLARALSVPVGELFEPITPTGDAPSRLPVAELEDVNAALATLTDAVGRLLARQPRSPAPSRAPRRSSR comes from the coding sequence ATGTCGCAGGAAGCTCTCGCCGAGCTTGCCAGCCTGAGCTACAAGTACGTCGGCCGCATCGAGCTGGGTAAGGCGGATCCCGGCGCGGACGTCCTCGTCCGGCTCGCGCGCGCGCTGTCGGTCCCCGTCGGCGAGCTGTTCGAACCCATCACGCCGACTGGTGACGCGCCCTCCCGACTGCCAGTCGCAGAGCTGGAAGACGTGAACGCGGCCCTCGCCACGTTGACCGACGCTGTCGGCCGACTGCTCGCGCGGCAACCGCGCTCCCCCGCGCCCTCCCGCGCCCCGCGCCGTTCGTCCCGGTAG
- a CDS encoding helix-turn-helix domain-containing protein: MRDNPPDARRLARLRVGRNVRHLRRLRGFSQEQLAELVGNTDKHIGQVERGEVNVGIDILLGIASALSVNVADLFAGVHTADARARVVLIPERELDRLEQSLQAIRALRRSNPPARRRG; encoded by the coding sequence ATGCGAGACAACCCGCCCGACGCCCGGCGCCTCGCCCGGCTCCGCGTGGGCAGGAACGTGAGACATCTCCGGCGACTCCGCGGGTTCAGCCAGGAACAACTGGCGGAACTCGTCGGCAATACCGACAAGCACATCGGTCAGGTGGAGCGCGGAGAGGTGAACGTCGGCATCGACATCCTTCTGGGGATCGCCTCCGCCCTCTCAGTGAACGTGGCGGACCTGTTTGCCGGCGTGCATACAGCCGACGCGCGCGCCCGCGTCGTGCTCATACCTGAACGCGAGCTGGACCGCCTCGAGCAATCTCTCCAGGCCATACGAGCGCTGCGCCGCTCGAACCCGCCGGCCCGCCGCCGCGGCTAG
- a CDS encoding sigma-70 family RNA polymerase sigma factor: MPSGASSTAVVRARRGPASWRVLAGAHRSDSSALGRVIERCIPSLRRWTHGRFPRWVRSAADTSDLVQDAIVRTLARLDAFQPQGRHALAAYLRKAVRNRIRDEHRRSACWGMPAALPDTLAARSASPFDTTLGNETERRYRMALARLKPRDRELIVAHIELDYSHEQLGCMIGRSPHAARMALCRAIERLAALMRDC, from the coding sequence GTGCCCTCAGGGGCGTCTTCGACTGCGGTGGTGCGCGCGCGCCGCGGGCCGGCATCCTGGCGTGTGCTCGCCGGGGCTCACCGGTCCGATTCGAGCGCGCTCGGGCGAGTCATCGAGCGCTGCATTCCCTCCCTCCGCAGGTGGACGCACGGTCGTTTTCCCCGGTGGGTCCGCTCGGCCGCGGACACGTCCGATCTGGTTCAGGACGCGATCGTCCGCACGCTCGCACGGCTCGACGCATTCCAGCCGCAGGGACGCCACGCCCTCGCCGCGTATCTGCGCAAGGCGGTCCGAAACAGGATTCGCGACGAGCACCGCCGCTCGGCGTGTTGGGGAATGCCGGCGGCGCTTCCCGACACGCTCGCCGCGCGCTCGGCCTCGCCGTTTGACACCACACTCGGGAACGAGACGGAGCGCCGCTATCGGATGGCGCTTGCCCGTCTGAAACCGCGCGATCGGGAGCTGATCGTGGCGCACATCGAGCTCGACTACAGCCACGAGCAGCTCGGGTGCATGATTGGCCGGTCACCACATGCCGCGAGGATGGCGTTGTGCCGCGCGATTGAGCGGCTGGCGGCGCTCATGCGCGATTGCTGA